The following are from one region of the Candidatus Polarisedimenticolia bacterium genome:
- a CDS encoding PIN domain-containing protein, which yields MGTFVLRIILVILSVLFGSQVRPITLSPLDLTGLVIGAGVAGLILALEYFLRGLEMNSLLGGLAGLLIGGAAAGVVVALLPLDLFAPAPPLAIKGFVFLVFGYTGMAIGAARGESFTLSSLRAAWAEGGQKQNYKILDTSVIIDGRIADVCETGFLDGTLVAPQFVLRELQYIADSQDSLKRNRGRKGLDILQRIKKGPDVKVVISEADFPDIKDVDMKLIELAKQLGGKIITNDFNLNKVAELRGVQVLNINSLANSLKPVVLPGEAMKVFILKEGKEPNQGVGYLDDGTMVVVDNAKRHIGRNIEITVTSVLQTTAGKMFFGKSEAGDEATPIEHRPRRTGA from the coding sequence GTGGGCACATTCGTACTCAGGATCATCCTGGTCATCCTTTCCGTCCTGTTCGGCAGTCAGGTCCGGCCCATCACCCTGTCCCCTCTCGATCTGACCGGCCTGGTCATCGGGGCCGGCGTGGCCGGCCTGATCCTGGCGCTCGAGTATTTCCTGCGTGGACTGGAGATGAACTCCCTGCTGGGCGGGCTTGCCGGCCTGCTCATCGGCGGTGCGGCGGCGGGGGTCGTGGTCGCGCTTCTGCCTCTCGACCTCTTCGCCCCGGCGCCGCCGCTGGCGATCAAGGGGTTCGTGTTCCTGGTGTTCGGATACACCGGCATGGCGATCGGGGCGGCGCGCGGCGAGAGCTTCACCCTGTCCAGCCTGCGCGCGGCCTGGGCCGAGGGGGGCCAGAAGCAGAACTACAAGATTCTCGACACCAGCGTCATCATCGACGGCCGGATCGCCGACGTCTGCGAAACCGGGTTCCTGGACGGGACCCTGGTCGCGCCGCAGTTCGTCCTCAGGGAGCTGCAGTACATCGCCGACTCCCAGGACTCGCTCAAGCGCAACCGCGGGCGGAAGGGGCTCGACATCCTGCAACGCATCAAGAAGGGCCCGGACGTGAAGGTCGTCATCTCCGAAGCCGATTTCCCCGACATCAAGGATGTCGACATGAAGCTGATCGAGCTGGCCAAGCAGCTCGGTGGCAAGATCATCACCAATGACTTCAACCTCAACAAGGTCGCCGAATTGCGCGGCGTCCAGGTGCTGAACATCAATTCGCTCGCCAACTCCCTGAAGCCGGTCGTCCTTCCCGGAGAGGCGATGAAGGTGTTCATCCTGAAGGAGGGGAAGGAGCCGAACCAGGGCGTGGGCTACCTGGACGACGGCACCATGGTGGTGGTGGACAACGCCAAGCGTCACATCGGCAGGAACATCGAAATCACGGTGACCTCGGTCCTGCAGACGACCGCCGGGAAGATGTTCTTCGGCAAGTCGGAGGCCGGCGACGAGGCGACCCCCATCGAGCACCGCCCGCGGAGGACCGGCGCTTGA
- the alr gene encoding alanine racemase, which produces MPLLDPYRPTWAEIDLQALSANLRAIRARVGTRPILAVVKANAYGHGAAGVARALEKDGVESLGVALPEEGIELRRAGVTRPILVLGGFTPEQADAILQHDLVPAIFRPDQVGALSRAASARGVEAAVHLKVDTGMGRLGVPPGDVPEFASVLSGARSIRVTGAFSHLAVADDPTDAFTRRQIELFRECVEAARERGLRPGEIHLANSAAILDHPPAWLSLVRPGLVLYGYPPSTNVTPLEVSPVLSLKTRIIYLKEVAPGTSLGYGRTFVAARPTRVASLALGYDDGLPRLASNRGHVLLRGRPAPIVGRISMDLTTVDVTEIPGATLGDEVTVIGTSGGERLGADRIAAWADTIPWEVLCGIGSRVPRLFVRGTERDVASRFALP; this is translated from the coding sequence ATGCCTCTCCTCGACCCGTACCGTCCCACCTGGGCCGAGATCGATCTCCAGGCCCTGTCCGCAAACCTCCGCGCCATCAGGGCCCGCGTCGGGACCCGTCCGATCCTGGCGGTCGTCAAGGCGAACGCTTACGGCCACGGCGCCGCCGGCGTGGCGCGGGCCCTCGAGAAGGACGGGGTCGAGAGCCTGGGGGTGGCGCTTCCCGAGGAAGGGATCGAGCTGCGGCGGGCGGGCGTCACCAGGCCGATCCTGGTCCTGGGGGGCTTCACCCCGGAGCAGGCGGACGCGATCCTGCAGCACGATCTGGTGCCGGCGATCTTCCGCCCCGATCAGGTGGGGGCCCTGTCCCGCGCCGCCTCCGCGCGCGGTGTCGAGGCAGCCGTGCACCTCAAGGTGGACACCGGGATGGGCCGCCTCGGCGTTCCGCCGGGGGACGTGCCGGAGTTCGCCTCCGTCCTGTCGGGGGCCCGCTCGATCCGGGTCACCGGCGCCTTCTCGCACCTCGCCGTGGCGGACGATCCGACCGACGCCTTCACCCGCCGTCAGATCGAGCTGTTCCGGGAATGCGTCGAGGCGGCGCGCGAGCGCGGATTGCGGCCGGGCGAGATCCACCTGGCGAACAGCGCGGCGATCCTGGACCACCCCCCGGCCTGGCTGAGCCTGGTGCGCCCGGGCCTCGTTCTCTACGGGTACCCCCCATCGACGAACGTGACGCCGCTCGAGGTGAGTCCGGTCCTGTCGCTGAAGACCCGTATCATCTATCTTAAAGAGGTTGCGCCGGGCACCAGCCTGGGGTACGGCCGCACCTTCGTCGCGGCCCGCCCTACCCGGGTGGCTTCGCTGGCGCTGGGCTACGATGACGGCCTGCCCCGCCTGGCGTCGAACCGGGGGCACGTCCTCCTGCGCGGGCGGCCGGCGCCCATCGTGGGCCGGATCAGCATGGACCTGACGACCGTGGACGTGACCGAAATTCCGGGAGCGACCCTCGGCGACGAGGTCACGGTCATCGGCACGTCCGGAGGGGAGAGACTCGGGGCCGATCGGATCGCCGCCTGGGCCGACACCATCCCCTGGGAGGTCCTGTGCGGCATCGGTTCCCGCGTACCCCGCCTGTTCGTCCGCGGCACGGAGCGGGACGTCGCCTCGCGCTTCGCCCTTCCGTAG
- a CDS encoding isoprenyl transferase, with amino-acid sequence MSRPARDLEGFFTKGSPEERLLAQIDFARLPRHIAIIMDGNGRWARTRSLPRVAGHRAGIAAVRDVVETSARLGCQVLTLYAFSLENWKRPRREVDMLMDLLREYLRKELNTLQENNIAFNVIGRADELGPGIRRELQDGMEATRGNSGLLFNIALSYGGRAEIVDAVNRILADRSRAGPLPKPIDEAAFASFLYTAGQPDPDLLIRTSGELRISNFLLWQIAYAEIWVTETLWPDFRRRELLQAIIDYQKRERRYGRVGAEPEPVSLSPDKVTA; translated from the coding sequence ATGTCCCGTCCGGCACGAGACTTAGAGGGATTCTTCACCAAGGGATCGCCCGAGGAGCGGCTGCTGGCGCAGATCGACTTCGCCCGCCTGCCCCGGCACATCGCCATCATCATGGACGGCAACGGCCGCTGGGCCCGGACTCGCAGCCTGCCGCGGGTCGCCGGCCACCGGGCCGGAATCGCTGCCGTCAGGGACGTCGTCGAGACCTCCGCCCGGCTGGGCTGCCAGGTGCTGACGCTGTACGCGTTTTCGCTGGAGAACTGGAAGCGGCCGCGGCGTGAGGTGGACATGCTGATGGATCTCCTGCGCGAGTATCTTCGAAAGGAGCTGAACACGCTGCAGGAGAACAATATCGCCTTCAATGTCATCGGCCGGGCGGATGAGCTGGGACCGGGGATCCGGCGCGAGCTGCAGGACGGCATGGAGGCGACACGCGGCAACAGCGGTCTCCTGTTCAACATCGCGCTGTCCTATGGCGGCCGGGCGGAGATCGTCGACGCGGTGAACCGGATCCTGGCCGATCGCAGCCGGGCCGGCCCCCTGCCGAAGCCGATCGACGAGGCGGCGTTCGCGTCCTTCCTCTACACCGCCGGCCAGCCCGATCCCGATCTGCTGATCCGCACGTCCGGGGAGCTGCGCATCAGCAATTTCCTCCTGTGGCAGATCGCCTACGCGGAAATCTGGGTGACGGAGACCCTGTGGCCCGATTTCCGGAGGCGCGAGCTCCTGCAGGCGATCATCGACTATCAGAAGCGGGAGCGGCGCTACGGCCGGGTCGGCGCCGAGCCGGAGCCCGTCAGCCTGTCGCCCGACAAGGTCACGGCCTGA
- a CDS encoding LD-carboxypeptidase has product MSPIVPPPLVPGDRIGVAAPGGPIRREMVDRGMAYLQARGFRPVEGRNLGLRHAYLAGDDHERLDDLNGLIADPDLRAIWFARGGYGSARIVQGVDFAALRRYPKALIGYSDITVLQSAAWTEARLQSFHGPLVSEIGDPARFDEASLWHALSATPGGQSHAIPAASVVRSGAGDGPLLGGCLSLLVSLIGTPYEPPLEGAILFWEEVNEEPYRIDRMLGHLRLSGRLARLRGMIVGRLVGCDAEDPAASLPLAEILAMHLAGTEFPVVVDFPAGHCAGKKTLPIGRAVRLDTNDLSLTISAR; this is encoded by the coding sequence GTGAGCCCGATCGTCCCTCCCCCTCTGGTCCCCGGCGACCGCATCGGCGTCGCCGCCCCCGGCGGGCCGATCCGGCGTGAGATGGTCGATCGCGGCATGGCGTACCTTCAGGCGCGCGGCTTCCGTCCCGTCGAGGGCCGCAACCTGGGGCTTCGGCATGCCTATCTGGCGGGCGACGATCACGAGCGGCTCGACGATCTGAACGGGTTGATTGCCGATCCGGACCTGCGCGCCATCTGGTTCGCCCGCGGAGGCTACGGCAGCGCGCGCATCGTCCAGGGGGTGGATTTCGCCGCGCTGCGCCGGTATCCCAAGGCCCTGATCGGGTACAGCGACATCACGGTCCTGCAATCGGCCGCCTGGACGGAGGCGCGGCTCCAGTCCTTCCACGGCCCCCTCGTGTCAGAAATCGGCGATCCCGCGCGGTTCGACGAGGCGTCGCTCTGGCACGCCCTGTCCGCGACCCCGGGCGGCCAGTCGCATGCCATCCCGGCCGCCTCCGTCGTGCGCTCCGGGGCGGGAGATGGACCCCTCCTCGGCGGCTGCCTGTCGCTTCTCGTGAGCCTGATCGGCACGCCCTACGAGCCGCCGCTCGAAGGGGCCATCCTGTTCTGGGAGGAGGTCAACGAAGAGCCGTACCGCATCGACCGGATGCTCGGCCACCTTCGTCTCTCCGGCAGGCTCGCGCGCCTGCGCGGCATGATCGTCGGCCGACTCGTAGGCTGCGACGCGGAGGATCCCGCGGCCAGCCTGCCGCTTGCCGAGATCCTGGCGATGCACCTGGCCGGGACGGAATTTCCGGTGGTCGTGGACTTTCCGGCCGGTCACTGCGCGGGGAAGAAGACCCTGCCGATCGGGCGCGCGGTCCGGCTGGACACGAACGATCTCAGCCTGACGATCAGCGCACGCTGA
- the dnaB gene encoding replicative DNA helicase, with translation MSADITLDRDVPNSLEAERSVLGAILIENTALNRAQEILKEADFYRDPHRKIFKVMNDLSERTTAIDTVTIKEELSRAGELDAVGGPAYIASLIDGVPRSANVEYYARIVKEKAVLRSLIEAGGRIVASAYEASHEADVILDDSERLIFQIAQDRLRAGFIAMKAIADQSLKTIEQLAERRELVTGLPTGYKLLNEYTSGLQPADLIILAARPGMGKTSLALNIAQNVAMQAGRKVGIFSLEMTREQLFLRMLTGLARIDSHMLRTGRLTKDQWKELIQAFGQLATAPVWIDDSAGLTVLEMRAKCRRLKLEQGLDMVVIDYMQLIRSRSRFENRNQEMSEISRSLKELAKELNVPVVALSQLSRAPEQRGERGRPQLSDLRESGAIEQDADVVLLLYREELYKPTEENRGIATLIMAKQRNGPTGEFNMAFLRQYTRFEELEQQGG, from the coding sequence ATGTCAGCAGACATCACGCTCGACAGGGACGTCCCGAACAGTCTCGAGGCCGAACGCTCCGTGCTCGGCGCCATTCTCATCGAGAACACCGCGCTCAACCGCGCCCAGGAAATCCTGAAGGAAGCGGACTTCTACCGCGATCCGCACCGGAAGATCTTCAAGGTCATGAACGATCTGTCGGAGCGCACGACGGCCATCGACACGGTGACCATCAAGGAGGAGCTGTCGCGCGCCGGGGAGCTGGACGCGGTCGGAGGCCCGGCCTACATCGCCTCGCTGATCGACGGGGTCCCGAGATCCGCCAACGTCGAGTACTACGCACGCATCGTCAAGGAGAAGGCGGTGCTCCGGAGCCTCATCGAGGCCGGCGGCCGGATCGTGGCGTCGGCTTACGAGGCCAGCCACGAAGCGGACGTCATCCTGGACGATTCGGAGCGCCTGATTTTCCAGATCGCGCAGGACCGCCTGCGGGCCGGCTTCATCGCCATGAAGGCGATCGCCGACCAGAGCCTCAAGACCATCGAGCAGCTGGCCGAAAGGCGCGAGCTGGTGACCGGGTTGCCGACCGGGTACAAGCTGCTGAACGAGTACACCTCCGGCCTGCAGCCGGCCGACCTGATCATCCTGGCGGCGCGGCCGGGGATGGGCAAGACGTCCCTCGCGCTGAATATCGCGCAGAACGTCGCGATGCAGGCGGGGCGCAAGGTCGGGATCTTCTCACTGGAGATGACGCGCGAGCAGCTGTTCCTGAGGATGCTCACGGGGCTCGCCCGCATCGACAGCCATATGCTGCGCACCGGACGCCTGACGAAGGACCAGTGGAAGGAGCTGATCCAGGCCTTCGGCCAGCTCGCCACCGCGCCCGTCTGGATCGACGATTCGGCGGGGCTCACGGTCCTCGAGATGCGCGCCAAATGCCGGCGGCTGAAGCTGGAGCAGGGACTCGACATGGTCGTCATCGATTACATGCAGCTGATCCGGAGCCGCAGCCGATTCGAGAACCGCAACCAGGAAATGTCCGAGATCTCCCGCTCCCTGAAAGAGCTCGCGAAGGAGCTCAACGTGCCGGTGGTCGCCCTGTCGCAGCTGTCGCGCGCCCCCGAGCAGCGCGGCGAGCGCGGCCGGCCCCAGCTGTCGGATCTGCGCGAATCGGGCGCCATCGAGCAGGATGCCGACGTGGTCCTCCTGCTCTACCGCGAAGAGCTCTACAAGCCGACCGAGGAGAACCGGGGCATCGCGACCCTCATCATGGCCAAGCAGCGCAACGGACCGACGGGCGAGTTCAACATGGCCTTCCTCCGCCAGTACACGCGCTTCGAGGAGCTGGAGCAGCAGGGCGGGTGA
- the truA gene encoding tRNA pseudouridine(38-40) synthase TruA, translating into MRNLKMIVAYVGTRYAGWQVQPGRPTVQGVLEDRISRMLGGPVRLAGAGRTDAGVHAHGQVANFLTASRIPAAGLVRGLNALLPEDIAVMRAEEVPETFHARADARGKEYRYRIVSAEVVSPFEAPFVATVRGWLDAGSMRAAARHFLGTHDFTSFCPVASPIENKVRTLRVSEVTEEGGRVTFRVVGDGFLRHMVRTLAGTLIWAGSGRLDTAAIPDIIGGRDRRLAGPVAPASGLVLEQVFYGEGT; encoded by the coding sequence ATGCGTAACCTCAAGATGATCGTCGCCTACGTCGGCACGCGCTACGCCGGCTGGCAGGTGCAGCCGGGGCGCCCGACGGTCCAGGGCGTGCTCGAGGATCGCATCTCCCGCATGCTGGGCGGACCGGTGCGGCTGGCCGGGGCCGGGCGCACCGACGCCGGGGTGCACGCCCACGGACAGGTGGCGAACTTCCTGACCGCGTCCCGCATCCCGGCGGCAGGGCTCGTGCGGGGCCTGAACGCCCTGCTCCCGGAGGACATCGCGGTGATGCGCGCCGAGGAGGTGCCCGAGACGTTCCACGCCCGCGCCGACGCCCGCGGCAAGGAGTACCGCTACCGCATCGTGAGCGCCGAGGTGGTGTCGCCGTTCGAGGCGCCGTTCGTCGCGACGGTGCGAGGGTGGCTCGATGCGGGGTCGATGCGCGCGGCCGCCCGGCACTTCCTCGGGACCCACGATTTCACGTCCTTCTGCCCCGTGGCGTCCCCCATCGAGAACAAGGTCCGGACGCTGCGGGTCTCGGAAGTGACGGAGGAAGGCGGGCGCGTGACGTTCCGCGTGGTGGGAGACGGCTTCCTGAGGCACATGGTGCGCACCCTGGCGGGGACGCTGATCTGGGCCGGGAGCGGGCGCCTGGACACGGCGGCGATTCCAGATATCATCGGTGGCCGCGATCGCAGGCTCGCCGGTCCGGTGGCCCCGGCGTCGGGGCTCGTCCTCGAGCAGGTCTTCTACGGGGAGGGAACGTGA
- a CDS encoding GWxTD domain-containing protein, whose amino-acid sequence MKSRRSTMPFLLLAAVLTLAAAPPDYKVPSKDWGKGPVKWIMTSDEEKEWKKLKTDEERAPFVKAFWEKRDPTPGTPENEFALIFWKKVEEADKRFTTQTDAGFLTDMGRVFLLLGPPAKADKDARGRNIWSYEPNEVTGIKAKFDLMFAQGMLAPLLLDRKKLEEYVKAHPETLGIGWKLPAPSAIAQGDAEAPAAPARNPEEDQSPESKRQIPILQGLLAAGSGKADVPFQVAQDSYAAVDGTTLTAITVEAPREAAHGSGDVALHAFARLEPAGDGKPVNLTGDLPFLPAPPAEAPPGSFVYQARHNLQPGTYKLAVAVEDKVVPGQMGTLVKTIEVPDFRNKGELNISSIAILAGFSQLQPGPDDKERGAGPFVLGSFRLVPRAQPILTKDEDLNFYYQVYNPALDPATNRPNLESTTTFYLSDAGTWKRYRPPLTRPLRAQVDLYSLALKDLLVPGQKLPADFKMEVKIVDKGSGKELKREVPFSVR is encoded by the coding sequence ATGAAGAGCCGCCGCTCGACGATGCCATTCCTCCTTCTGGCCGCCGTCCTGACCCTGGCCGCCGCGCCGCCCGACTACAAGGTCCCGAGCAAGGACTGGGGGAAGGGCCCGGTCAAGTGGATCATGACCTCGGACGAGGAGAAGGAGTGGAAAAAACTGAAAACCGATGAGGAGCGCGCGCCGTTCGTCAAGGCCTTCTGGGAGAAGCGCGATCCGACGCCCGGCACGCCCGAGAACGAGTTCGCGCTCATCTTCTGGAAGAAGGTCGAGGAGGCCGACAAGCGGTTCACGACGCAGACGGACGCGGGCTTCCTCACGGACATGGGGCGGGTGTTCCTGCTTCTCGGCCCGCCTGCCAAGGCCGACAAGGATGCCCGCGGCCGGAACATCTGGAGCTACGAGCCGAACGAGGTCACCGGCATCAAGGCCAAGTTCGATCTGATGTTCGCGCAGGGCATGCTCGCGCCCCTCCTGCTCGATCGCAAGAAGCTCGAGGAGTACGTCAAGGCCCACCCGGAGACTCTCGGGATCGGCTGGAAGCTCCCGGCGCCGTCCGCGATCGCGCAGGGTGACGCCGAGGCCCCCGCGGCGCCGGCCCGCAACCCGGAGGAGGATCAGTCACCCGAGAGCAAGCGGCAGATCCCGATCCTCCAGGGCCTCCTCGCCGCCGGTTCCGGAAAGGCCGACGTGCCGTTCCAGGTGGCGCAGGACTCCTACGCCGCCGTGGACGGGACCACGCTCACCGCCATCACCGTCGAGGCGCCGCGGGAGGCGGCGCACGGCAGCGGGGACGTGGCCTTGCACGCCTTCGCGCGGCTCGAGCCGGCGGGGGACGGCAAGCCGGTCAACCTCACCGGCGATCTGCCGTTCCTCCCCGCCCCGCCTGCGGAAGCCCCTCCCGGCAGCTTCGTCTATCAGGCCCGCCACAACCTGCAGCCCGGCACGTACAAGCTCGCGGTCGCCGTCGAGGACAAGGTGGTCCCGGGTCAGATGGGAACGCTCGTGAAGACCATCGAGGTGCCGGATTTCCGCAACAAGGGGGAGCTCAACATCAGCAGCATCGCCATTCTGGCGGGATTCTCCCAGCTGCAGCCGGGGCCCGACGACAAGGAGCGCGGGGCCGGGCCCTTCGTGCTCGGCTCGTTCCGGCTCGTGCCGCGGGCCCAGCCTATCTTGACGAAGGACGAGGATCTCAACTTCTACTATCAGGTATACAACCCGGCCCTGGATCCCGCAACCAACCGGCCGAATCTCGAGTCCACCACCACGTTCTATCTGAGCGACGCGGGAACATGGAAGCGTTATCGTCCGCCCCTCACCCGCCCTCTCCGTGCCCAGGTCGATCTCTACTCCCTGGCCCTCAAGGACCTCCTGGTCCCCGGCCAGAAACTGCCGGCCGATTTCAAGATGGAAGTGAAGATCGTCGACAAGGGCAGCGGCAAGGAGCTGAAGCGGGAAGTGCCGTTCAGCGTGCGCTGA
- a CDS encoding M20 family metallopeptidase: MRLRPAVERLSRILHRRAELSLEESDSVRLLTGFLKKEGFRIRRGVAGLPTAFVARKTMGRGGPRVAFLAEYDALPGIGHACGHNLIGAASAGAGAALGRALQGSRGEILVVGTPAEETIGGKVLMTERGVFKGVDCALMFHPSTENRVYTTSLACHSLQVTFHGRAAHAVASPEKGINALEALIRLFIDLHRLRHRLPREVRMPGVIVDGGKRANVVPDRAVGRFTLRARDLPTLARVESLFRRTAREAARSVGARLSILALDHPYAEMLTNRVLADRFKHELRRMGRTTVDSPRKKMGSLDMGNVSQVVPSIHPYIAIAPPSVPLHSRGFARLAGGPRGRAGLSAATRGLSMVGLQALCDRDTLASAKREFLACRRNGARGKR; the protein is encoded by the coding sequence ATGCGCCTTCGACCTGCGGTCGAGCGCCTGAGCCGCATCCTGCACCGGCGTGCCGAGCTCAGCCTCGAGGAGTCGGACTCGGTGCGTCTGCTCACCGGATTTCTCAAGAAGGAAGGGTTCCGGATTCGGCGCGGCGTGGCGGGCCTGCCGACCGCGTTCGTGGCGCGGAAGACCATGGGACGCGGCGGGCCGCGCGTCGCCTTCCTCGCCGAGTACGACGCCCTGCCCGGGATCGGCCATGCCTGCGGCCACAATCTCATCGGCGCCGCAAGCGCCGGCGCCGGAGCCGCCCTGGGCCGGGCGCTCCAGGGCTCCCGCGGCGAGATCCTGGTCGTGGGCACTCCCGCGGAGGAGACCATCGGGGGGAAGGTGCTGATGACCGAGCGCGGAGTCTTCAAGGGGGTCGACTGCGCCCTGATGTTCCACCCGTCGACCGAGAACCGCGTCTACACGACCTCCCTCGCCTGCCACTCGCTCCAGGTCACGTTCCACGGCAGGGCGGCCCATGCCGTCGCTTCCCCCGAGAAGGGTATCAACGCCCTGGAGGCGCTCATCCGCCTGTTCATCGACCTCCACCGGCTGCGGCATCGCCTGCCGCGCGAGGTCCGCATGCCGGGTGTGATCGTCGATGGCGGCAAGCGGGCCAACGTGGTGCCCGATCGTGCGGTCGGCCGGTTCACCCTGCGCGCCCGGGACCTGCCGACCCTGGCACGGGTCGAATCGCTCTTCCGGCGCACGGCGCGGGAGGCGGCGCGGTCGGTCGGCGCCCGCCTGTCGATTCTCGCGCTCGATCACCCGTACGCCGAGATGCTGACCAACCGGGTGCTGGCCGACCGGTTCAAGCACGAGCTGCGCCGCATGGGTCGCACGACCGTGGACTCTCCCCGCAAGAAAATGGGATCGCTCGACATGGGGAATGTCAGCCAGGTCGTCCCGTCGATTCACCCGTATATCGCCATCGCGCCTCCGAGCGTGCCGCTGCACTCGCGAGGGTTCGCGCGTCTGGCAGGCGGGCCGCGCGGCAGGGCCGGCCTGAGCGCCGCGACCCGCGGGCTGTCCATGGTCGGCCTTCAGGCCCTGTGCGACCGCGACACCCTCGCGAGCGCGAAGCGGGAGTTCCTGGCCTGCCGCCGCAACGGGGCGAGGGGGAAACGGTGA
- a CDS encoding phosphatidate cytidylyltransferase: MKRILSAVVFLPVFWVIVKKLDPAVYEGLVVVGALLALRELHVLAAARGRRCHRLLGAAMALLIMASFTFRVVDIRYALAFGLIALPLASLWRGGEWSQALPDTSTSFFVATFVGVLFGYLIDLRTMSDLPKGQETGSDLVFLLFFVVWGSDTSAYYVGSALGRRPLAPSVSPKKTVEGAIGGVLGALVAAFVARGWFMNRLTAGDCLVLGLALGTIGILGDLVESMLKRGAGLKDSASIVPGHGGILDRVDSLLYAGPVLYYYYLFAMKAH; this comes from the coding sequence ATGAAGCGCATCCTGTCGGCAGTCGTCTTCCTCCCGGTCTTCTGGGTGATCGTCAAGAAGCTCGATCCCGCGGTGTACGAGGGGCTGGTCGTCGTGGGGGCGCTCCTCGCGCTCCGGGAGCTCCACGTGCTCGCCGCGGCGCGCGGCCGGCGCTGTCACCGCCTGCTCGGAGCGGCCATGGCGCTCCTGATCATGGCCTCCTTCACGTTCCGCGTGGTCGACATCCGCTACGCCCTGGCGTTCGGCCTCATCGCCCTGCCGCTCGCGTCCCTCTGGCGCGGCGGCGAGTGGAGCCAGGCCCTGCCGGACACCAGCACCTCGTTCTTCGTCGCGACCTTCGTCGGGGTCCTGTTCGGCTACCTCATCGACCTGCGTACCATGAGCGACCTGCCGAAGGGGCAGGAGACCGGCTCGGACCTGGTCTTCCTCCTGTTCTTCGTGGTGTGGGGCAGCGATACCTCCGCCTATTACGTCGGCAGCGCGCTCGGGCGCCGGCCGCTGGCGCCGAGCGTCAGCCCGAAGAAGACGGTGGAGGGGGCGATCGGCGGGGTGCTCGGCGCGCTCGTCGCCGCGTTCGTGGCGCGCGGCTGGTTCATGAACCGCCTGACGGCCGGCGACTGCCTCGTCCTCGGGCTGGCGCTCGGGACGATCGGCATCCTGGGCGACCTGGTGGAATCGATGCTCAAGCGCGGGGCCGGACTGAAGGACAGCGCGTCCATCGTTCCGGGCCACGGGGGGATCCTCGACCGGGTGGATTCTCTCCTGTACGCCGGCCCGGTCCTCTACTACTATTATCTCTTCGCCATGAAGGCGCATTGA
- the galE gene encoding UDP-glucose 4-epimerase GalE: MRLLVTGGAGYIGSVVARRLLEGGHAVTLIDDLSTGHREAAGACELIVGDFGDARLVADLLVAKKIEAVVHLAASSLVGESIENPSRYYRNNLVRSLTLLDVMLERDVRRVVFSSTAAVYGEPIAIPMDEGHPTRPTSPYGETKLAVETALRWYHAAHGLTFVSLRYFNAAGATPDGTLGEAHDPETHLVPNVLRAALASEPVPVFGTNYQTPDGTAVRDYIHILDLADAHIRALELLERDGGGSVFNLGNGSGFSVLQVVEAARRVTGRSIPVRKAPRRPGDPETLVASSSRARQDLGWKPQFPDLESILETAWRFARDHPRGYGP; this comes from the coding sequence GTGAGACTTCTGGTCACGGGCGGCGCCGGGTACATCGGCTCGGTCGTTGCGAGGCGGCTCCTCGAGGGCGGGCACGCGGTAACCCTGATCGACGACCTGAGCACGGGGCACCGGGAGGCGGCCGGGGCGTGCGAGTTGATCGTCGGCGATTTCGGGGACGCGAGGCTCGTGGCGGACCTCCTCGTCGCGAAGAAGATCGAGGCGGTCGTCCACCTGGCCGCCTCCTCGCTGGTCGGCGAGTCGATCGAGAATCCGTCACGCTACTACCGTAACAACCTGGTGCGATCCCTGACGCTCCTCGATGTCATGCTGGAGCGGGACGTCCGACGCGTGGTGTTCTCGTCGACGGCCGCGGTCTACGGGGAGCCGATTGCCATCCCGATGGACGAGGGTCACCCGACCCGCCCGACCAGCCCGTACGGCGAGACCAAGCTGGCGGTGGAGACCGCGCTCCGGTGGTACCACGCCGCGCACGGACTGACCTTCGTGTCGCTGCGCTACTTCAATGCCGCCGGCGCGACGCCGGACGGGACGCTCGGCGAAGCGCACGACCCGGAGACGCACCTGGTCCCCAACGTGCTCCGTGCCGCGCTCGCCTCCGAGCCGGTGCCGGTGTTCGGGACGAACTACCAGACGCCCGACGGGACCGCCGTGCGCGACTACATTCACATTCTGGATCTGGCGGACGCGCACATCCGGGCGCTGGAACTCCTCGAACGGGACGGCGGTGGCTCGGTGTTCAACCTGGGGAACGGGTCAGGGTTCTCCGTCCTGCAGGTGGTCGAGGCGGCGCGCCGCGTGACCGGCCGGTCGATCCCCGTCCGGAAGGCCCCGCGCCGTCCGGGAGACCCGGAGACCCTGGTCGCCTCCTCATCGCGGGCTCGCCAGGATCTGGGATGGAAACCGCAATTCCCCGATCTCGAGTCGATCCTGGAGACGGCCTGGAGGTTCGCGCGGGACCATCCGCGAGGGTACGGCCCGTGA